The following DNA comes from Ardenticatenales bacterium.
CGCGCGACCTCATCCTGCAAGCCAAGCCCTTCTGGAAAACGTTCAACGGCGAAGATTACGACGACACTCTCATGGTCCCCGATGAAGTCGTCCTCTCCCACGCCTGGAGCGGCGACGCCGCCAGCGCCTACTGGAACACCTACGACGAAGCTACCGAAGACGGCAACTGGCGCTACATCGTCCCCAAAGAGGGAGCGGTCAAGTACCTGGACAACATCTGCATCCCCGCCTCCAGCCAGCGTTACCAGACCGCGCTGCACTTCATCAACTACCTGCTAGAGCCGGAAGTCGGCGCGGCCATCACCAACTTCACCTACTACGCCAGCCCCAACACCGCCGCCGCCCCCTTCATTTCCCCCGACATCCTCGCAGACCCCAGCATCTACCCCCCCGCCGACGTGCAGGCCAAACTGCAATTCCTGCAAGACGTCGGCGACGCCGTCTTCACCTACGACGAAATGTGGACGGCCATCAAAGGGCAGTAGGAGCGGACTGACGTCTCTGCCGGCAAATAGAATCCTCAAAATCAGCCCCATTTGGGGGGAGCTAACCTTTTTCCACCAGCCTCACCCAGGGCTGCGCCGCCGCATTGACGCCGTGTTAGGCTGCCAACGCCAACGGCTGAATAGTCTGTTTGGGCCTGTTCTTTGCCAAATCGTAGTTACTCTGCAAATTGAGCCAAAACTGCGGCGTTGTGCCAAAAGCGCCAGCCAGTAACCAGGCCGTTTCAGGCGTGACACCTCGCTTGCCACGAATTAGCTCATTGATCCTTTGTGTGGGAACTCCCAAGTGTCTGGCTAAAGCCACTTGGGTAAGACCCAGCGGGATTAAAAACTCTTCTTCAAGTACAACCCCTGGATGCGTAGGAATGCGGTTCTCTGGAATCATTTCATCCACCTTCAGTGATAATCTATCATCTGAACTTCATAAGCGTTTCCATTCTCCCAACGGAAAACGATTTGCCATTGTCTGTTAATCCGAATGCTATGGAAGCCTGCCCAATCACCGCCAAGAGCCTCAAGACGATTACCGGGTGGGGAACTCAAATCCATCAAGTTCTGGGCTGTGTTGAGTACATCTAATCTGACTAAAGCGCGATGCAAAATATCATGAGGAAATCGGCGAACTCGACTGGTTCGGCGTCCATGATACAAATCGGCTGTAGCTTCATCAGCGAAAGCGACAATCATGCCGAAGATTATACACCTTCACGGATACCGTGTAAACATCTTCTTGATTGTTCGGAGAACAGGATCGGTTCGCAGTCCTAACGTCTTGGTTCAACGTTTGCTTGAGCGGCGGGCGGGTTGAGAGGCTGCTCTTGGATTCACTAAAACCTTGAAAAAGCCCCGATCTCGCCCGTTCGCTATAGGGTAGGCAAGCGGCGAGCAGCATGACCTGCTTTTCCGCAAGCCCCCCTCCGA
Coding sequences within:
- a CDS encoding type II toxin-antitoxin system RelE/ParE family toxin produces the protein MIVAFADEATADLYHGRRTSRVRRFPHDILHRALVRLDVLNTAQNLMDLSSPPGNRLEALGGDWAGFHSIRINRQWQIVFRWENGNAYEVQMIDYH
- a CDS encoding HigA family addiction module antidote protein; translated protein: MIPENRIPTHPGVVLEEEFLIPLGLTQVALARHLGVPTQRINELIRGKRGVTPETAWLLAGAFGTTPQFWLNLQSNYDLAKNRPKQTIQPLALAA